In Motacilla alba alba isolate MOTALB_02 chromosome 2, Motacilla_alba_V1.0_pri, whole genome shotgun sequence, the DNA window GCTGAGTAATACAAAGTGTGGTTTGATTTCTGTGCTATCACACCACTGTATTATACCAGCACTAGAAAATGGTATTATCCTTCCATCTCTGAATGAAgtacaaacatattttaaaggaagataaACAAATTTTGGATATGTTTAGTCCTTGTTAAACACGTGTTGTGTATTCACTTCCTAACGCCAACCTCATATTGTCAATCTTTGACATCATGATTCATTACcttattaaatgaaaataactgaCATGTCGTAGATGTAAGGACTATGAAGTCACAAGTTTCCACGCACAAACAGGGACATCACCCCACCATCAGCAACAACATCAGGGTGTGCATAGAGGATGcagttatttataaaaataaaagatgtagGTCTTGGCTGTTACGGTTTAAAGACATAACTCCTTGTTAAGGATAACattgtgggagaaaaaaattattaattatgatcaaattcccccccccccccccccccccccaaccccagATTCCCAAGGCGCGGGTGGCCAGAGGGCCGAGGGGAGGGGACGAAAAGTTTGGCGGTGCAGGGGGCGGGCggctcggccccgccgccgccccctgCAGCCGCTgcggccgccgcgccgcccccggccccggccccgcggggtCTGTGCCCGCCGGGACTccccgctcccgcagcccccgccggGGGGGCGTCCGTGGGGGCAGCCCCCGTCCCCGCCGCCGCTCACCTGCTGGCCAGGCTCTGCCGGCAGTGCTGCCTGAAGGGCATCAGGTGGTAGTTCATGGcgtccagcagcagcttctggcaGACGGGGTCGGTGCGCATGAAATCCACCGACTGGACCCGCTCCACCAGCTCCGGCGCCGGGATGAGGGCGAAGCGGAGGCGCTTCATCAGGTCCGGGGCGTACTGCATGCGGGTCTCCCGGTCGTGCTCCAGCCAGAGCACGGACATCTGGAAGAGCGCCAGCTCCGACTCGACGGGGGGGGGCAGCGAGTCGAGGAGGGCGCGCATCTCCTCGAAGTTGAGCAGCAGCACGTCCTCCACCAGGTACTTGTTGGCCAGCTTCTTGGTCTCCTCCAGGCCGTGCAGGGCGGCAATCTTGCACACCTGCTTGTAGTTCTGCACCGAGATCTGGTCGTTGAGGAACTGCACGCACAGCTTGGTGACCTGCGGGATGTGCAGGATCTTGCTGACCGACAGCACCTCCTCCACCGTGTCCAGCGAGAGGGTCACGTTGGCCGTGTACAGGTACTCCAGCACCAGCCGCAGCCCGATGGAcgagcagccctgcagcaccaggtTGTTGATGGCCCGCGGGCTGGCCAGCAGCTTGTCCTCCGGGGAGGAGGATGGGGTGCCGGGCTCCTCCTGCGtctgcggcggcggcggctccttCGGCGGACCTCCCAGCCCGTCCTGGCCGCCgggccccagccccagggcgTGCGGGtgcccgccgctcccgccgccgctggAGAACAGGGATCGGAAGTACTGAGAGCAGGAGGCCAGCACGGCCTTGTGGCAGTGGaactgctggccctgggccgTCAGGGTCACGTCGCAGAAGAGCTGCTTCCTCCACAGCAGGTTGAGGCCGTGCAGCAGGTTGTCGCTGTGGCTGGGGTCGAAGGTGGAGGTCCTGTCCCCGGATCTGGACATGGCGAGCGGCCTCCGGCACACCTGCCTTTTAAACCCTCCTCCAACCTGGGCagaggggtggggaggagagCGGGGTGGGGGGACACACGGGACGACACAACAATAAACACAGAGCTTTAGAGGCCCGGAGGGCGCATCCCGGCTGTGTGCGCAAGGGTGGCGAGGGGCGCAGCCGGGGGACGGGCTCCCCTCTGCCCGCCGAgccgccgcccccccgcccgGGACACGGACGGGCTCGCTCGGAGGGGCTGCAACTTGGGAGGGCGAGAGGagatctggggtttttttgcctctcccctcctcacccCCGCCCCCGTTTTCCTCCCTCCTCGGTGCAAACCGGGCAGTTCTCCGGGGGAGGAGCAAGGAACCCGGGGACATTTTCAAAGCTGAGCCACCCCCATCCAGGTTCCCCCCCCCAAACACCCGAGCGATCAAACACACCCCAAATAACACCACCCCCGCCCCCCAACTCCGCGACGCCCAGAGAAACTACCAAGTGACTGAAACTCTGCcgggcaggggagcagccttGCCCGCCCCGCTCGCCGCCAGCCCCCGGTCCCCTCCGGCCGCTTTGGCAACTCGGCGGCGCCAGGACCCGCTTCCCCCCCCGGGGGCGGCGAGCCCGGAGCGGGGGCTCCGGCCCTGGCCGGCACCGGAGTTGAGCCCCACTGCTCGGCCCAGCGCGGGGGCTGCAATACTTCGCACCCCGGAGCGGGGACGGGGTCTGGAAgcggcagccccgggcccggccaGGGGCCGCCCGGCGCTGTCCTGCCCGGCTTGCTTCTCCTCGCAGCAGACGGCGCCGCGGCCGTAACTCCGGTAACTACGTGAAGTTCAAGTTGGGGGAAGGACGGGGGAGGCGGGAGCGGAtggcggggagcggggccaTGCCCGGCGGACCCCCGGTCCGGCCGGACCCGCGCccccccctcccagccccggccccgtgCCCGGCCCGGGGAGAGGGGTCGGCAGGGCTGCTCCGAGCCGCGGCCGCACCTGCGGAGGCTGCGCAGCCACCGACCCGCGCTGACCGCATCCCGCCCCGCggagcgccgccgccgctcttcctcctcctcctcctcctcctcctcagcgGGATCCCGCCGAGACCTGCTCCTGCCATTGCAGCGCGCTCAGTCGCTTCTCGCCAGTACTGGgcttcctctgcctcccttcACCCCCGCCTCGCCCCATTTATCGGCACAGCGAGGGGCTCCC includes these proteins:
- the KLHL14 gene encoding kelch-like protein 14 isoform X1, with the translated sequence MSPGSLLLPRRTARFAPRREENGGGGEEGRGKKTPDLLSPSQVAAPPSEPVRVPGGGAAARRAEGSPSPGCAPRHPCAHSRDAPSGPLKLCVYCCVVPCVPPPRSPPHPSAQVGGGFKRQVCRRPLAMSRSGDRTSTFDPSHSDNLLHGLNLLWRKQLFCDVTLTAQGQQFHCHKAVLASCSQYFRSLFSSGGGSGGHPHALGLGPGGQDGLGGPPKEPPPPQTQEEPGTPSSSPEDKLLASPRAINNLVLQGCSSIGLRLVLEYLYTANVTLSLDTVEEVLSVSKILHIPQVTKLCVQFLNDQISVQNYKQVCKIAALHGLEETKKLANKYLVEDVLLLNFEEMRALLDSLPPPVESELALFQMSVLWLEHDRETRMQYAPDLMKRLRFALIPAPELVERVQSVDFMRTDPVCQKLLLDAMNYHLMPFRQHCRQSLASRIRSNKKMLLLVGGLPPGPDRLPSNLVQYYDDEKKTWKILTIMPYNSAHHCVVEVENFLFVLGGEDQWNPNGKHSTNFVSRYDPRFNSWIQLPPMQERRASFYACRLDKNLYVIGGRNETGYLSSVECYNLETNEWRYVSSLPQPLAAHAGAVHNGKIYISGGVHNGEYVPWLYCYDPVMDVWARKQDMNTKRAIHTLAVMNDRLYAIGGNHLKGFSHLDVMLVECYDPKGDQWNILQTPILEGRSGPGCAVLDDSIYLVGGYSWSMGAYKSSTICYSPEKGTWTELEGDVAEPLAGPACSTVVLPACVPYNK
- the KLHL14 gene encoding kelch-like protein 14 isoform X2 — protein: MSRSGDRTSTFDPSHSDNLLHGLNLLWRKQLFCDVTLTAQGQQFHCHKAVLASCSQYFRSLFSSGGGSGGHPHALGLGPGGQDGLGGPPKEPPPPQTQEEPGTPSSSPEDKLLASPRAINNLVLQGCSSIGLRLVLEYLYTANVTLSLDTVEEVLSVSKILHIPQVTKLCVQFLNDQISVQNYKQVCKIAALHGLEETKKLANKYLVEDVLLLNFEEMRALLDSLPPPVESELALFQMSVLWLEHDRETRMQYAPDLMKRLRFALIPAPELVERVQSVDFMRTDPVCQKLLLDAMNYHLMPFRQHCRQSLASRIRSNKKMLLLVGGLPPGPDRLPSNLVQYYDDEKKTWKILTIMPYNSAHHCVVEVENFLFVLGGEDQWNPNGKHSTNFVSRYDPRFNSWIQLPPMQERRASFYACRLDKNLYVIGGRNETGYLSSVECYNLETNEWRYVSSLPQPLAAHAGAVHNGKIYISGGVHNGEYVPWLYCYDPVMDVWARKQDMNTKRAIHTLAVMNDRLYAIGGNHLKGFSHLDVMLVECYDPKGDQWNILQTPILEGRSGPGCAVLDDSIYLVGGYSWSMGAYKSSTICYSPEKGTWTELEGDVAEPLAGPACSTVVLPACVPYNK